One Actinospica robiniae DSM 44927 genomic region harbors:
- a CDS encoding trypsin-like serine peptidase: MDGHRHSDVAWRVRVDDAEENTHGAGILLSDRHVLTCAHVVADAGAAPGGRFSHVRISSTMCHPDWSIPARLSPDSWVYRNGTWRGDVALLELDEPTPCGAATRLSRAPVSGGLVRLYGFPAWEPRFGLPVVARLAGAGGREGEWAGLSRVEPNGQWLQEGYSGSGALALDGEFEGRVIGLVARAYVDPETNDKAGWMLPTETVLSYLPQLAQYVDGEQTSVLPELESAAPDRALDDPLRLALTQELTKLLIGPWAGTVVLTGGATQTGTSWLVRLVRTADPATRPKTTDIELSRAPRDTVLGFGTVDAAYDAGRKSLAEVRTYLADRLGFRPGEPDVLGRLLRRKPPACLVIAAVDRAADPDELIGELLGPLARRAWSRGIRLVLGFDAGPPEDLHHEVSLGPELATGRLHGSALRAEAEQDIAGLGQAEADAGALQAKWGLRYVGTPQLPRLVAPRLRVQLAIAGRADPNPEFARIRDQAEAALHAVRRYSRQMHRMLDTWEDLSAELKVQRVRAERFFGAEDVDLMPFHDTASEALWNAPIDLTVAAGAIRRYADEVDRRRAEGEEGAPR; encoded by the coding sequence ATGGACGGGCACCGGCACAGTGACGTCGCCTGGCGGGTGAGGGTCGACGACGCGGAGGAGAACACGCACGGAGCCGGGATCCTGCTGAGCGACCGGCACGTGCTCACCTGCGCGCACGTGGTCGCCGATGCGGGCGCCGCTCCCGGCGGCCGGTTCTCGCACGTGCGGATCTCCAGCACCATGTGCCACCCGGACTGGAGCATCCCGGCCCGGCTGAGCCCGGACTCGTGGGTCTACCGCAACGGCACCTGGCGCGGTGACGTCGCCCTGCTCGAACTCGATGAGCCCACACCCTGCGGCGCGGCCACCCGGCTGTCCCGGGCACCCGTCTCCGGCGGCCTGGTGCGCTTGTACGGATTCCCGGCGTGGGAGCCGAGATTCGGGCTGCCGGTCGTCGCGCGGCTGGCCGGCGCCGGCGGCCGTGAGGGGGAGTGGGCGGGCCTGAGCCGGGTCGAGCCGAACGGGCAGTGGCTCCAGGAGGGCTACTCCGGCTCCGGCGCGCTGGCACTCGACGGCGAGTTCGAGGGCCGGGTGATCGGCCTGGTGGCGCGGGCCTACGTCGATCCCGAGACCAACGACAAAGCCGGCTGGATGCTGCCCACCGAGACCGTTCTCAGCTATCTGCCACAACTCGCGCAGTACGTGGACGGCGAGCAGACCAGCGTGCTGCCGGAGCTCGAATCCGCCGCCCCGGACCGGGCCCTGGACGACCCGCTGCGCCTCGCCCTGACCCAGGAGCTGACGAAGCTGCTCATCGGGCCGTGGGCGGGCACGGTGGTGCTCACCGGCGGGGCCACCCAGACCGGCACCTCCTGGCTGGTGCGGCTGGTGCGCACGGCCGACCCCGCGACCCGTCCGAAGACCACCGACATCGAGCTGTCCCGGGCCCCGCGGGACACCGTGCTGGGCTTCGGCACCGTGGACGCGGCGTACGACGCGGGCCGCAAGTCGCTCGCCGAGGTGCGCACCTACCTCGCCGACCGGCTCGGCTTCCGGCCCGGCGAGCCGGACGTGCTCGGCCGGCTGCTCCGCCGCAAGCCGCCGGCCTGTCTGGTGATCGCCGCGGTCGACCGGGCCGCCGACCCGGACGAGTTGATCGGCGAGCTGCTCGGGCCGCTGGCCCGCCGGGCCTGGTCCCGCGGCATCCGGCTGGTCCTCGGCTTCGACGCCGGGCCGCCCGAGGACCTGCACCACGAGGTCTCGCTCGGCCCGGAGCTGGCGACCGGCCGCCTGCACGGATCGGCCCTCCGCGCCGAGGCCGAGCAGGACATCGCAGGACTCGGTCAGGCCGAGGCGGATGCCGGTGCCCTGCAAGCCAAATGGGGTCTGCGCTACGTCGGCACGCCGCAGTTGCCGCGGCTCGTCGCCCCCCGGCTGCGGGTGCAGCTCGCCATCGCCGGCCGGGCGGATCCGAACCCTGAGTTCGCCCGGATCCGAGACCAGGCCGAGGCGGCGCTGCACGCGGTTCGCCGCTATAGCCGGCAGATGCACCGCATGCTCGACACCTGGGAAGACCTGAGCGCCGAGCTGAAGGTGCAGCGGGTACGCGCCGAGCGCTTCTTCGGCGCCGAGGACGTGGACCTGATGCCGTTCCACGACACGGCCTCCGAAGCGTTGTGGAACGCGCCGATCGATCTGACCGTCGCGGCCGGAGCCATCCGCCGCTATGCCGACGAGGTCGACCGGCGCCGAGCGGAAGGTGAGGAGGGAGCGCCGCGATGA
- a CDS encoding ABC transporter permease codes for MTQTQQPAPKAAPATPARLGVRGPVALGFVREAALLPVLVVILVVGAVISPVFLTADNLISGVGQQVSALGITVVGESLILLIGGMDLSLESTYGLAPMIAAWLIVPKAAFGSGLMLNPVIGILIVFAIGAAVGLVNGLLIVKARLNGFIVTLGMTVLLAGLQNGSVQGQSPYQLPSAFSYIGAEFMGKVPVSLVVAAIVFIAAGLFLRYHRTGRAIYAIGGNAEAARAAGIRVDRIKIGVYVAGSVLAALGGLIEAGRVSSVTGDQGYQEGIIFTVFAAAVIGGVSLQGGKGTMLGAASGVILLGLVQNIINLSNAPNYWQLAINGGVILFALVLARVVGGESSAEKA; via the coding sequence GTGACCCAGACCCAGCAACCAGCGCCCAAGGCCGCGCCGGCCACGCCCGCCCGGCTTGGCGTGCGCGGCCCGGTGGCCCTTGGTTTTGTGCGTGAGGCGGCGTTGCTGCCGGTGCTCGTTGTGATCCTGGTGGTCGGGGCGGTGATCAGTCCGGTGTTCCTGACCGCGGACAACCTGATCTCCGGGGTGGGCCAGCAGGTCTCCGCGCTCGGGATCACCGTGGTCGGCGAGAGCCTGATCCTGTTGATCGGCGGGATGGACCTGTCCCTGGAGTCCACCTACGGCCTGGCCCCGATGATCGCGGCGTGGTTGATCGTGCCCAAGGCGGCGTTCGGTTCCGGGCTGATGCTCAACCCGGTGATCGGGATCCTGATCGTGTTCGCGATCGGTGCGGCGGTGGGCCTGGTCAACGGCCTGCTGATCGTCAAGGCGCGGTTGAACGGGTTCATCGTCACGCTCGGGATGACGGTGCTGCTCGCCGGTCTGCAGAACGGCAGTGTCCAGGGCCAGTCCCCGTATCAGCTGCCCTCGGCGTTCAGTTACATCGGGGCGGAGTTCATGGGCAAGGTCCCGGTCTCCCTGGTGGTCGCGGCGATCGTGTTCATCGCGGCGGGTCTGTTCCTGCGGTATCACCGTACCGGCCGGGCGATCTACGCGATCGGCGGGAACGCGGAGGCGGCGCGTGCCGCCGGGATCCGGGTGGACCGCATCAAGATCGGCGTGTATGTCGCCGGGTCGGTGCTCGCGGCGCTCGGTGGTCTGATCGAGGCCGGCCGGGTCTCCTCGGTCACCGGGGACCAGGGCTACCAGGAAGGGATCATCTTCACGGTCTTCGCCGCGGCGGTGATCGGCGGGGTCTCGCTCCAGGGCGGCAAGGGCACGATGCTCGGGGCTGCCAGCGGCGTGATCCTGCTCGGCCTGGTCCAGAACATCATCAACCTCTCCAACGCCCCGAACTACTGGCAGCTGGCCATCAACGGCGGCGTCATCCTCTTCGCCCTCGTCCTCGCCCGCGTCGTCGGCGGAGAATCCTCAGCCGAAAAAGCCTAG
- a CDS encoding serine/threonine protein kinase, translating into MAQVRPDPWWGLALARTDLVPPEEDVDPDAPPSESHRYCANPACPAPVGRAGADGSPGRLKGFCPECGDAFDFTQPWTGQVIARRYEVKRVLGAGGQGKTYLVRDRNLDADVVVKSLWRPKDETGRLERNALVGLRHDSIVRILSYEPDEPYELNGPYLVLEYVPGSRLSARPEEPLDVILGHGLQILQALDYLHARGLLHCDVNPSNVMRFAEPTGDGIRDRVRLIDFGAVRTLADTTPVSVYTAPFAPPSSEGVRGPDPEMLRPTRGFDLFCLGRTLQELCREPLRDRVTDPGVDALNRLLLRATDVTVPARRFVTARQFAEQLSGVIRQVVAAPPEGRRVTRPSMLFGSMTESLHGGLGAPRPIAHWVEARLSSPRALQIAQPFSFPRYQDIVAALPMPLEDPDDDPREAERIRSVLAACRAELRRGSADESDDVLRQAALPDWHWLRGWYDGLISLVRQRPQEAAANFGSVRDMLPGELIPLLALGLCAELAGDPVVARLHYQTVSDTAPALGAAGFGLARALLLIGHRGQAVAVADRLAQEFRFEREASIAAIRLLTACPEPPGAEALPPPDEADLRHAEERLGVLDVDERVRTLMEVEIQHARFRAGGETMDLSDRIRETAQHALIERDFVAMVDLANKLRPPIEWRLRGIPPRMGDSGRIKHEN; encoded by the coding sequence GTGGCACAGGTCCGACCGGACCCATGGTGGGGCCTGGCCCTCGCCCGTACCGACCTCGTCCCGCCCGAGGAAGACGTGGACCCGGACGCGCCGCCGAGCGAGTCGCATCGCTACTGCGCGAACCCCGCCTGCCCGGCGCCGGTCGGGCGCGCCGGCGCTGACGGATCTCCCGGCCGGCTCAAGGGATTCTGCCCGGAGTGCGGCGACGCCTTCGACTTCACCCAGCCCTGGACCGGACAGGTCATCGCCCGGCGCTACGAGGTCAAGCGCGTGCTCGGCGCGGGCGGCCAGGGCAAGACGTACCTCGTGCGCGACCGCAATCTCGACGCGGACGTGGTGGTCAAGTCGCTGTGGCGCCCGAAGGACGAGACCGGCAGGCTTGAGCGCAACGCCCTGGTCGGCCTGCGCCACGACAGCATCGTACGGATCCTGAGTTACGAGCCGGACGAGCCGTACGAGCTCAACGGCCCCTACCTCGTACTCGAATACGTGCCCGGTTCCCGGCTTTCGGCCCGGCCCGAGGAACCTCTCGACGTCATCCTCGGCCACGGCCTGCAGATCCTGCAGGCCCTCGACTACCTGCACGCTCGCGGCCTGCTGCACTGCGACGTGAATCCCTCGAACGTCATGCGGTTCGCCGAGCCGACCGGGGACGGGATCCGCGACCGGGTGCGGCTGATCGACTTCGGCGCCGTGCGCACGCTGGCCGACACGACCCCGGTCAGCGTGTACACCGCGCCCTTCGCGCCGCCCTCGTCGGAGGGCGTGCGCGGGCCCGACCCGGAGATGCTGCGGCCCACCCGCGGCTTCGACCTGTTCTGCCTCGGCCGGACGCTGCAAGAACTCTGCCGCGAACCGCTGCGCGATCGGGTCACCGACCCGGGCGTCGACGCATTGAACCGTTTGCTGCTGCGCGCCACTGACGTCACCGTGCCCGCGCGCCGCTTCGTTACCGCGCGCCAGTTCGCCGAGCAGCTGAGCGGGGTGATCCGGCAGGTCGTCGCGGCGCCGCCGGAGGGCCGACGGGTGACCAGGCCCTCGATGCTGTTCGGTTCGATGACCGAGTCGCTGCACGGCGGTCTCGGCGCCCCGCGCCCGATCGCACACTGGGTCGAGGCGCGGCTCAGCTCGCCCCGGGCGTTGCAGATCGCGCAGCCGTTCAGCTTCCCGCGGTATCAGGACATTGTCGCAGCGCTGCCGATGCCGCTGGAGGATCCGGACGACGATCCGCGCGAGGCCGAGCGGATCCGCAGCGTGCTCGCCGCCTGCCGCGCCGAGCTGCGCCGCGGGTCGGCCGACGAGTCGGACGACGTGCTGAGGCAGGCCGCGTTGCCGGATTGGCACTGGCTGCGCGGCTGGTACGACGGGCTGATCTCGCTAGTCCGGCAGCGGCCGCAGGAAGCCGCCGCGAACTTCGGATCCGTGCGCGACATGCTGCCCGGCGAGCTCATCCCGCTGCTCGCGCTCGGGCTGTGCGCCGAGTTGGCCGGCGATCCGGTGGTGGCCCGGCTGCACTACCAGACGGTGTCCGACACGGCCCCCGCGCTCGGCGCCGCCGGCTTCGGCCTGGCCCGCGCGCTTCTACTGATCGGGCATCGCGGCCAGGCGGTGGCGGTAGCCGACCGGCTGGCCCAGGAATTCCGCTTCGAACGCGAGGCCTCGATCGCGGCGATCAGACTCCTGACTGCCTGCCCGGAGCCACCCGGCGCCGAGGCGTTGCCCCCGCCGGACGAGGCGGACCTGCGCCACGCCGAGGAGCGGCTAGGCGTCCTCGACGTGGACGAGCGCGTAAGGACTCTGATGGAGGTGGAGATCCAGCACGCGCGCTTCCGGGCCGGCGGCGAGACGATGGACCTTTCCGACCGGATCCGGGAGACCGCGCAGCATGCGCTGATCGAGCGGGACTTCGTGGCCATGGTGGATCTGGCCAACAAGCTGCGTCCGCCGATCGAATGGCGGCTGCGCGGAATTCCGCCGAGAATGGGCGATTCCGGCCGCATCAAGCACGAGAACTGA